Genomic DNA from Setaria italica strain Yugu1 chromosome V, Setaria_italica_v2.0, whole genome shotgun sequence:
TCCATGGAAGCTGAATAcattgctgcatctgaagcAGCAAAGGAAGGCGTATGGCTAAGGGAATTTCTTGCATCACTTAAGGTCGTGTAAAGTGCATCAGAACCTATCACTACTTTCTATGATAATATGGCGGCGATCAAGGTCTTCAAAGATCCTAAATTCCAGTAAAAGTAAACACATTGAGGGTAGGTATCATTGTATTCGTGATGtaataagggcctgtttggtttgagttgcttatacataagcaacttaaaataagcaaataagttgcttatggaaCCAATCACTTTTGCTTATAGGGTTGCTTATggggttgcttattataagcaaataagcaactcttgggttgcttatggttgcttatggggagtaaaaggtgcactttacaccttttgccctcattcaatgcaccctaccctcctctctctctccccctcccgtCACCGAGCACCACTCCCCTGCCACCCGTTGCCGTCgcgcccccgctgccgccggccgccacgccacccgccgccgcccgccgcctcccggccttcgcgccaccCGCCGTCACcgacctccgcccgccgccgcccgcctccgctgccgccccgccacccgcctccgcgccgcccgcctgcctcCGCGCCATCCGCCGCCGGGATCGGGTAgcgcaggaagaagaaggagggtgGGGAGGCAAATTGGAGGGTACCAACACAAGGGCAAATATGACAATGTCCATCTCataagcaagggtatccaaacagcttagactccaaataagcaactttaagttgcttataataagcaactcaaaccaaacaggccctaaatagACTCAGGAGTATCCGTTTGGTTTATTTGCCTAGGACTAGTATGATTGCAGATCCACTGAATAAGCTACTTAGTCAGGAATTATTTTCTAAGCATACTAGAGACATGGAACTTCAGGTTACTGATTGAAATATTTTAGCCAAGTGGGAgatgttggattttttttatttgtggcTATCAACATTTATTTCATATTATATATTATGGTCATTATATATATCACCTCAATGTGGAATTATGTTTGTGCTGGAATACAGTAGAAGAATAAGTTGAGATCAACTCTACTGGAATATTTATTATGTCCGTACATGTTTGACCTGGGTACAGCATGACGGAAGAGTTGGGTTTGTTTTGCAGGATCGGCTCTGCAGGTTGTTAACCCAAGAGATCAGATTGGAATTGATCTCATATATATAACTGATCATGGCACATGATTCACTCATGTGTGCTAGGAACTAATATATTTTAAACTCATTAAACCGACTTGTCTGATCATGGTTGGTGACATGGTTCAGGAGTCACACGGATTTCTCCGTAACACAGATGGAATATTTGTTACATATGAAAGTGGAGTCTATAAATAGGTCCCTACCCTCTAACCTCATTATGCATTGTGAGCGGTACCACGGATAAGACAGAGGAATAGAGGGTAGACCACATAGCTCACAATTTCCAACACTGTCGTCACTGCTTGGTGGTTTCGGTGGCCGTGACGGACGCGAGGAACTCCTTGAGGCATCGGTTGTAGACGCAGGGCCTCTCCAGGTGCACGAGATGCCCTGCCTTCCTTATGCTCTGCAGCATCGTCTTCTCGCCCAGCTGCCTGCAGGGCGCAAATCAAAACTCGTCTCAGCTGTTAAGACATATGCTAGTTTTTGGAAGAACAATAATTcaggttccaacttccaagcttACTCTTTCATTGCCTTGGCGAGCTCGATGTTGAAGATGTTGTCGTTCTCTCCCCACAGCAGAAGTATTTTCTGCACAGTCGATTAACCAACTGAAACATTGAATTCAACTATGGCGCAATAGTAGTAGTAGGGGCGGaggtctgtttggtagagctccatctgattctgattctctatgggagctgattaTATAAGAGAAGTGCATCTgtagctgaaagtgattctcttttaTTCTCTaacataaactcttaaaatcaagaTGGAGAATTACTTCACAGAATCAAGAGAAGCTAGTTTTTTTCAactcccagcctcttagttcatttcagagaatcacctCATAGAATCAGCAAATAATCatttctctctgaaaaactgcTTAGCAGAGCTCTACCAAGCGCACCCTGTAGTGGATCATTATCTTCTACTTCATGGCATGCTAGGGACCAGTTGGTGGCTGGTGAGCCATTTCCACCTCTTTGATGGGATGGCTGCCATGCCTATACGTCGAACAGGGGCGGCCGGTTTCCCTTCCTGTGATTGGCCAGTTCATCAGGCAAGCAGGTAcagctgcagccagccagccagggcCGGCGCAGTCACTTCGCTTGACTACACAGCTCAGAAAGGCACGAAGAAGCATTGACGCCGCAGTCAGACTGCAGTCTGCAGCATGCACTTGCTCGTGCAGGTGCAGCGATTTGTTGAAGACCATCAATGCTTACACCGGCTAGGAATTTTATTTCCCACAGTTCAGGCTAAAAAGATTCTCAAATGGAAGCCATCATGCTTCGTGGAAAATGTATCGACCAGCTCAGCCGGCGGAATATGGCCACGGACACCGACCTACAGTGGCATGCCGGCGAACGGCAACTAGTACGGGTCGTCAACGGGAGCGGTGGCCAAACCGTACCTGCGGCAAGACGGGGACGGTGGCGTCTTTGTTGCTGACCACCAAACCTTCCAGCAGCTCCGCTCTCTCCTTGCGGTTGGTGAACATCACCTGCGATGCGTGCACAAACAACCACACTGTCGATCCGTCTGTTACTTCTGCTCAGCTGCAGGCTGTACGTACAAAGACGATACCTCGAGGTAGTCCCTGTGGAGGCGGTCGGGGAACCAGAGCTTCCGGTGGGTGGCGATGGAGAGCAGCGCCTTGAGCCCCTTGACGGactccggcagcagcagctccgcCGACGACTTGACGCCGATCCGCTCCAGCGTCGTCTCGCTGATGGAGTCGGTCATGGCCACGACGGAGCCCGACACCACGAGCGACCGCACCAGGTCCGGGTGCGCCTCCGCCATCTTGAACGACACCATCCCGCCGTAGCTGAACCCGACCACCGCGCAGGACCCCACGCCCAGCttccggagcgccgccgccaggcacTCCGCCTGGAACCCCGGGGACCGgtccgacgacggcgacgtcgaACCCCCGAAGTAGAGCAGGTCCGGCACGTACACGTCGTAGTGCTTCGCCAGCGCGCCCACCTGCACGTATACGTACGCACGGCGTGTGTGTTACGACATGAGTAGTGGACAGGAAAGCCACAGGATGAGCAGGATGATGTCTGAAACGAGTCGTTGCACGGCTGGCGAACCTGGAACTGCCAGGTCACGATGCCCTCGGCGGCGAAGCCGTGCACGAGCACGACGGCGGGCCTGTCATTcttcgccaccggcggcggcggcggcggcagcttgtTGGTGGCCTCATCGGCAGAAGCTGGCCCGGGCGTGACGTCCCGCACGGTGGGCTTCTCCTTGGGCACCTTGTCCTTGGGCACCCAGAAGGTGATGACCGTGCCTGCGCCGTCGACATCGACGGTGTGCTGCCGCAGCCCGGCCCTCCGGACCAGGAAGTGCAGCAGCGGCTTCTGCGCCTCCACCAGGTTCACCATCCTTGCGCTTTCGAGTTTACAAACGTGTGAGAGCCAATGCTACCGGAACACTCTCTTTGTGAATGTGGcaacagggaaaaaaaataaaaggaaccCTTGGATTGTGGCAAGATGTTTGGGCTGTGGTGAGAGAGCCGAGTCTTGATGGTCTGACCTTATATAAGAGCGGCAGTGCGTAGGATGGAGGGGAGTAGTATTGAATTGTTTGGGTCAGGAGGTAGTTGCGAGTTGTTCAGCACAGCTCTTCTACCATTCCGTTTCAGCGGGAGGGATAAACATTTTTTTGCCCGCGAAGCGTGACCATGCCTAGCGCTAGCAGCCCAGCACAGGCGCTACTAACATCTACTCTGACACTCTGACTTTGACCGCCTCAATAAGTGCGACGGGGGCGCACGGTTGGCCTGCTAGCGTGCAAAAGTTTTCGTTACAGATACTAGGAGCCTACTGTATGGATCGATGATGAATGCACGACACGACTGGCACGAGATCGGTTTGCAGCAATGGGATATACAAATGCGATCTTTGTGGTGGGAACTCCCCATGTGTTGGCATCTCGGTAATGGGTGCTAACGTGTTGTTTAGAAATAGGATTTTTTTCCCTGTGTGATTAGTTACAAACTTAATTGCCTTTCAAATTTTCCGGTGAGTAAAGTCCATCGGCGGTCCTCTAACTTATTAAGATGTGTCGTTTTTATCCCCGACTGATTGTAGATTTCGCAGGTGATGTTCCAACCGCAAATGGGAAATTCAAATGTACTTTTGCAAAATAAATGGTTTGTGCACGCATCGCAAGTGATGTTCACCGACCGCAAATTTGATTTTGGGTGTCATTTGAGTTTCCAAACTTGCAAATTATATTATTTATCCATTTTTTTTAGTTTAAGGAAAATTCAAATGGGAAATGCTTATTTCATTGCCAGTGGCATCCAAGTCTTAAAGTATTTCGTACATATTTTCAGATGTATTTTCTCTTATTTTTATAAAGAAATCGGGTGATGTCATACTGCGTTACCGACTAACCGTCTCAACTACAAACATAGCTCTTGACTGGGAACAGAGCTCACGCCATGGCCTACGGCTTTGACACCCTGCTATGTTATGTAGCTGGTACAGGTCACTCGGGCCAATTTTCTTTACAAAATATAAAAGAGAAAATACCTCTGAAATATGTATGAATACATTAGGATTTGGACCTCACCTGCAAATGAAATAAGCATACGAATTTCTAGTACAATGTTGAATGGCGAATTTTGCAATTTGAAAGTTCGAGAACTGAGATGACACCCGAAGCTAAGTTTAGGAAGTCAAATCTTCAATTTGCAAGTTGGGGGTCCGGGATGATCCCCAAGTTAACTTTAGGAAGCTAAATATGCAATTTGCAAGTTCGGGAACCGTGATGACATAGCTTAACAAGTTTTAGGACTGTTGATGGACTTTACTGTTTTTCAATTACCAAATCGTAATTAATTGCATTATAAATCAAACGTATAGTTTCTAAATATAGTGCATAGTAGCCATCAACCATGTGAGATACACATGGGTATTTAATTAGATCTGGATGACCAAGATCAACGTGGACCTGCTTTAAAAGAAACCTTGATGCCTTTATAGTTTAGATTATTGTCTTTTAGCTACATGCGACTGTGCTAATTTCATTGAGCTCAAGATTTCTCAAAACAATTTTTTGGTACGTTAATAGGAGTATATATGCTAATAGTAGTAGGATGTGCTTACATACGTTTATAGATTTGAGCGTAGGTGTAGGGGCAGATCTAGGGGTGTTTATCGGGGTCAGCTGAACTTTGGTAAATGCTGTGGAAAATCACTGCCTAGCATTGTTCAACAAGGGAGATGATCATTGCGTGCAATAGAGCTGACCCTGGTGGCTTTCTCGCCTGGATTCGCCCCTGCATACGAATGCATGTGTCTGTATTATGTTTTGCAGAAAAAGAAACAACATGGCAACATATTTGCCAACATGGCAAGCCCCTATATTAGTAGTTCTTTGTGGACTAAAAAAAGAACAACTTGATGCATATGTCACTGTACATCCTTATggaaagccaaaaaaaaagccGTCTTTGGGATCACGGCAAGATCTATGATCTCGGCGTCAGGAGATTTTATTTTGACAGATGGATCGGTAAACCAAACACGCGCTCATGCATGAGCTCATTCCCCCCCGAGTGCACTGTACGTCTGTGGACATGCGAATTCTGTGGGGGCTGCTGCCGGAAAAAGGAACAGGCAAGGCAAGTTGCCCGGCTTCAAATTCCCGATCGATATTTCTAATCCACGGAGCATAACGAGATTGGAGTGTGTCAATGGACATGGAGCGTGAAGTCGACCGCCGAAGAATCGTTTAGTACCAGTACCACGCCACTATCTGGCCGGTCAATCGGGACAGGTGTACGTAGCAGTCGCAATCAGGCAAGTCTGCATGAGCCTTTTGAGTAGTGGCGGTAGCAGTGCTAATTTAATCGGTGCGTGTGGAGTTAGATGAGCGGCTCCCGCCTACCCGAAACAACCGTGGAACGGAATGCTCCTACGCCATCTTTGGTAGCCTTTGCGTGCACGAACAAAAGTTTTCCAACCGCGGAGGCGCGGGGACGACGAAGCGGTCGCTACCTTCTCGAATCCCAGAATGACGGCGACCTCCACCGCAAGGCAAGTCTCTGTCTTTCGATCCCCTCGCCTCGCGCTCGTGCCAGCGATGAAGTGGTGGTTAGGCTCCCGCGGGTaggccggccgcgcgccgccggaccTGACCCCGCACAGCCCAGCCGCGCCCCGCGCGTTACGTCCCTAGTCCTGTAGTCCACTACCATGAAGCAAAGCTCTCCGGCACAGCACTGGTCCGGCATGGCAGCTTGAGGACCTGGGGCTCCGCGAGTAGTTGGGACGGCGCCGCTTGCGTTGGGAAGAAGAACGTCGCAGCGTTGGGAAGAAGAACGTTGCAGCGGTCCTTGCTAGGTTGACCACTGTAGCATATGCCCTGTGGTATTTGGTACCTGACCGCGCCGGAAAACCTTCAAGACGTACGAGCCTTTGCAAGTGATCTGGTCTCCATTGGGATATATCATATACGGAACATTGGAGGTAGTCAGGTCACACACAAAGCTCCAAGTGTAAACTGATCCGATCGCGGGGGCGTTGTGCAATCATGGAGAGGAACCTCTCCTCATGAACTCGCGCCCCCCCGTCAGTTACCTTTTTTTAGACTGTGTAGTTTGATATCTCTGTTCTTTCTCCGGCCCACGACAGTGATTTTAGGAGACTGGATGCTACTTCCAGCCCATCAACTAATTCGACCCGTTGTTTGATGGGTTAGGACTTAGGCCGCCGGTAGGTTGGGCCAAAGAGCCCATCCTAGGTTTTACGGCCAGCAGACTGCAGACCAACGACTTGTCATCTTTCATCTCGGGGCATATGATCGGCACAGGTTTGCAATCGAGAACTTaaccaaaaaaaaggaaaaaggaatttGATCAATCCATTTTCACAATATCGATTGTGCTAGCACGCGCACGCTGAACAGTATAAAAGTAGCTTTGGCCTATATatcgtttttttaaaaaatggctTATATATAGGTGCTCTCTGCAAAAACCAACGTAACTGATGCAAAAGACAAAGGAAATCAACAGGACTTCAAAGTACTCGGATCT
This window encodes:
- the LOC101773273 gene encoding epoxide hydrolase 3 → MVNLVEAQKPLLHFLVRRAGLRQHTVDVDGAGTVITFWVPKDKVPKEKPTVRDVTPGPASADEATNKLPPPPPPVAKNDRPAVVLVHGFAAEGIVTWQFQVGALAKHYDVYVPDLLYFGGSTSPSSDRSPGFQAECLAAALRKLGVGSCAVVGFSYGGMVSFKMAEAHPDLVRSLVVSGSVVAMTDSISETTLERIGVKSSAELLLPESVKGLKALLSIATHRKLWFPDRLHRDYLEVMFTNRKERAELLEGLVVSNKDATVPVLPQKILLLWGENDNIFNIELAKAMKEQLGEKTMLQSIRKAGHLVHLERPCVYNRCLKEFLASVTATETTKQ